One window from the genome of Vibrio sp. VB16 encodes:
- a CDS encoding ATP-binding cassette domain-containing protein, which produces MPANKSAITTHQLSFQLDTGEWLFNDLNLNFNEKIAGLVGRNGVGKSILVSLLSGQRIPTKGSVITKGKVGHYSQLPSDLIDSQRTIAEFMGVSKQLSALKSIQKGSSEQKDFDVVAEDWTIEERVISDLLSLRIPADPSVHCRRLSGGQLALLQLHRLFQSDYEVLLLDEPTNHLDAIGRDWLIKHMQGFDGVILLVSHDRVLLNQVEGIYQLTRLGVDHFSGNYDDYLQQSRIEDQALNKRIEGLKSEQKKLMRQAQTNKEKREQRESKGKQLRKSGSQPKILMDAMKNKAEQSQSAGLRNQRNQIDRNQSKLAVLEIQQETVKPQALYVQQAQELKKRTLLRVTNCMLDYGSDKEMTFTVSQTERLHLDGPNGSGKSMLLKAIHDKHCHYNGEIKRYAKTVYMDQNFGMLSSTDSVLESLLKHSDGLVEGIARILLAGIGFRRDSVYRKVAHLSGGEKMKLSMLLVSHIADGPLLLLDEPDNHLDIESKQRLATALNQYKGAFILVSHDAFFIDAVGINKVLTFYNL; this is translated from the coding sequence ATGCCTGCAAATAAGTCTGCCATTACGACACACCAATTGTCTTTCCAGCTCGATACGGGGGAGTGGCTGTTCAACGATCTCAACCTTAATTTTAATGAAAAAATCGCTGGTTTAGTCGGACGCAATGGTGTCGGGAAATCAATATTGGTCTCTCTATTAAGTGGGCAACGTATACCCACGAAGGGAAGTGTTATCACTAAAGGGAAGGTTGGCCATTATTCTCAACTGCCATCTGATTTGATTGATAGCCAACGCACTATTGCCGAGTTCATGGGCGTTTCGAAACAGCTTTCAGCCTTGAAATCGATTCAAAAAGGGAGCAGTGAACAGAAGGATTTTGATGTCGTCGCAGAAGATTGGACGATAGAAGAGAGAGTGATTTCCGATTTGCTGTCGCTTCGAATCCCTGCGGATCCGAGTGTACATTGTCGTCGCCTGAGTGGTGGGCAGTTGGCCTTACTGCAACTGCATCGCCTTTTTCAATCTGATTATGAGGTGTTATTGCTTGATGAACCCACTAACCATCTCGATGCTATTGGACGAGATTGGTTAATCAAGCATATGCAGGGGTTTGATGGCGTCATTTTATTAGTAAGCCACGATAGGGTTTTACTCAATCAGGTAGAGGGTATCTATCAGTTGACTCGCCTCGGAGTCGACCATTTTTCAGGGAATTACGATGACTACCTGCAGCAATCTAGAATTGAAGATCAAGCGCTAAACAAACGGATAGAAGGTCTCAAATCGGAGCAGAAAAAATTGATGAGACAAGCACAGACAAACAAAGAGAAAAGAGAGCAGCGAGAATCGAAAGGCAAACAGTTGAGAAAATCAGGCAGTCAGCCCAAAATTCTAATGGATGCAATGAAAAACAAAGCGGAACAGAGTCAATCGGCTGGACTAAGGAATCAACGAAATCAGATAGACCGAAATCAAAGTAAGCTCGCTGTTTTAGAAATCCAACAAGAGACGGTCAAACCACAGGCCTTATATGTGCAACAAGCTCAAGAGCTAAAAAAACGCACCTTGCTTAGGGTGACTAACTGCATGCTAGATTACGGTTCAGACAAAGAAATGACCTTTACCGTATCTCAAACTGAAAGGCTTCATCTCGACGGACCGAATGGCAGCGGAAAGTCGATGCTATTGAAAGCGATCCATGACAAGCATTGTCACTATAACGGTGAAATTAAACGATACGCTAAAACTGTTTACATGGACCAAAATTTTGGAATGTTATCGTCGACAGATTCGGTATTAGAAAGCTTGTTAAAGCACAGTGATGGCCTAGTAGAAGGGATCGCTCGTATTCTTTTAGCGGGTATAGGTTTTAGGCGAGATTCTGTCTACCGTAAAGTTGCTCACCTGAGTGGTGGCGAAAAAATGAAACTCTCTATGTTGTTGGTAAGCCATATAGCTGACGGACCATTACTGCTATTAGATGAACCTGATAACCACTTAGATATAGAATCAAAGCAACGTTTAGCCACAGCACTAAATCAGTATAAGGGGGCTTTCATACTAGTGAGTCACGATGCTTTTTTTATTGACGCTGTTGGAATAAACAAAGTGCTGACTTTCTATAATCTCTAG
- a CDS encoding HAD family hydrolase, producing MKTYLFDWGDTLMIDYPHTTGKMCDWPHVQAVEGAPETLKRLSQRHRIYVATNAADSSEKDIRLAFERVGLAEFITGYFCKANLGIGKGSPEFFLAVLNQLNLPAEQVTMVGDTFEKDILPAQQLGINVIWFNKEAKPHQCEASITQICKLSELC from the coding sequence ATGAAAACGTATCTGTTTGATTGGGGTGACACCCTTATGATTGATTATCCGCACACCACTGGGAAGATGTGCGATTGGCCACATGTACAAGCGGTTGAGGGTGCACCAGAAACATTGAAGCGCCTTTCACAACGGCATCGTATATATGTTGCGACTAATGCCGCCGATTCATCTGAAAAAGATATTCGACTCGCCTTTGAGCGGGTCGGATTGGCGGAATTTATTACTGGTTATTTTTGCAAAGCAAATTTAGGCATAGGAAAAGGATCACCTGAATTCTTCTTAGCGGTACTGAATCAATTAAATCTGCCCGCTGAACAAGTCACGATGGTGGGGGACACTTTTGAGAAAGATATTCTTCCAGCTCAACAGTTGGGCATAAACGTTATATGGTTCAATAAAGAAGCGAAGCCTCATCAATGTGAGGCTTCGATAACTCAGATTTGCAAACTAAGTGAGTTGTGTTGA
- a CDS encoding VF530 family DNA-binding protein encodes MLEEQQNNPLHGLKLEEMVKELVDFYGWDILDTAMRFNCFHTNPSVASSVKYLRKSEWAREKLEAFYLNRFKRMPRPTEEEREIPPRMRTYAADIKPREPMKLTVESILDSQAKAASSYKAKKSAGKNMRR; translated from the coding sequence ATGTTAGAAGAACAGCAAAATAACCCACTACATGGCCTCAAACTAGAAGAGATGGTTAAAGAACTAGTTGATTTTTATGGATGGGACATATTAGATACGGCGATGCGGTTTAACTGTTTTCATACCAACCCATCCGTCGCGAGCAGTGTCAAATACCTGCGAAAATCGGAATGGGCGAGGGAGAAGCTAGAAGCATTCTACCTAAATCGATTTAAAAGAATGCCACGACCAACGGAAGAAGAAAGAGAAATACCGCCTCGTATGCGCACCTATGCGGCTGATATAAAACCAAGAGAACCAATGAAACTCACTGTCGAATCTATATTGGACTCTCAAGCTAAAGCGGCGTCGTCGTACAAAGCCAAAAAATCAGCCGGGAAAAATATGCGTCGGTAG